The proteins below are encoded in one region of Candidatus Margulisiibacteriota bacterium:
- the secE gene encoding preprotein translocase subunit SecE: MKIKEYFSETRQELTKVSWPNQRKVMTLVIVIFIILCIVSLYVFVVDAGLSYLVKNLERIRI, encoded by the coding sequence ATGAAGATAAAAGAATATTTTAGCGAAACAAGGCAGGAACTAACCAAAGTTAGTTGGCCTAATCAGAGGAAAGTAATGACTCTGGTAATTGTGATTTTTATAATACTTTGTATTGTTTCGCTTTATGTATTTGTGGTAGATGCCGGGTTATCATATCTGGTGAAGAATTTAGAAAGGATAAGAATATAA
- the rpmG gene encoding 50S ribosomal protein L33 — protein MRVLVTMVCQDCDRKNYSSNKNKKNTTEKLELKKYCKWCKKHTLHKEEK, from the coding sequence TTGAGAGTTCTTGTAACCATGGTATGTCAGGATTGTGACCGGAAGAATTATTCCAGTAATAAAAACAAAAAAAATACAACTGAAAAATTGGAGCTTAAGAAGTATTGTAAATGGTGCAAAAAACATACTTTGCATAAGGAAGAAAAATAG